A single window of Granulicella sibirica DNA harbors:
- the egtB gene encoding ergothioneine biosynthesis protein EgtB has translation MPTQISASVQTALLIRFRAVRSATLQLCSPLTPEDMMVQSCPEASPAKWHLAHTTWFFETFILRDFLPGYTPFHPDFLWLFNSYYNSLGDMPEKKLRASFSRPPLESILAYRAHVDTAIEHLLAGSLDEEAIRRMALGFEHEQQHQELIATDIKHALFTNPLHPAYIEASQPAGEGNATPLTWTSLTPPVPGLVEIGITPDPTAPDAFAFDNETPRHTVFLRPFALANRLTTCAEYLAFINDNGYTRPELWLSEGWSTQRAEGWQAPLYWQRDAASPTGWRIYTMHGFAPLPESGGLADTPVCHLSFFEADAFARWSGARLPTEFEWEYAASSLSTRIAKQNLLSTTSGSQPVTANFIETGTLHPTVAPQVPGLQQIFGDTWEWTASGYTGYPGYKPLPGALGEYNGKFMSSQIILRGGSCVTPATHIRATYRNFFPPATRWQFSGLRLAKDA, from the coding sequence ATGCCCACCCAGATCTCCGCCTCCGTCCAGACCGCGCTGCTCATCCGTTTTCGCGCCGTCCGGTCCGCTACCTTGCAGCTCTGTAGCCCGCTCACCCCCGAGGACATGATGGTGCAATCCTGTCCCGAGGCGAGCCCTGCTAAATGGCACCTCGCCCACACCACATGGTTCTTCGAGACGTTTATCCTCCGCGACTTCCTCCCCGGTTACACCCCCTTCCATCCCGACTTCCTCTGGCTCTTCAACTCCTACTACAACTCCCTCGGCGACATGCCCGAGAAGAAGCTCCGCGCCTCGTTTTCTCGTCCGCCGCTCGAGTCCATCCTTGCTTATCGAGCCCACGTCGACACCGCCATCGAGCATCTCCTCGCCGGCTCCCTCGATGAGGAAGCCATCCGCCGCATGGCCCTTGGTTTCGAGCATGAGCAGCAGCACCAGGAACTCATCGCCACTGACATCAAGCATGCCCTCTTCACCAATCCCCTACACCCTGCGTACATCGAAGCCTCACAACCCGCGGGGGAGGGAAACGCCACACCGCTAACCTGGACCAGTCTCACCCCACCAGTCCCCGGCCTCGTCGAAATCGGCATCACCCCCGACCCCACTGCGCCGGATGCCTTCGCGTTCGACAACGAGACCCCCCGCCACACCGTCTTCCTCCGCCCATTCGCCCTCGCCAACCGCCTCACCACCTGCGCCGAGTACCTAGCCTTCATCAACGACAACGGCTACACCCGCCCCGAGCTCTGGCTCTCCGAGGGCTGGTCCACCCAGCGGGCCGAAGGCTGGCAAGCACCGCTCTACTGGCAGCGCGACGCGGCATCGCCGACAGGCTGGCGCATCTACACCATGCACGGCTTCGCCCCGCTTCCCGAATCCGGCGGCCTCGCCGACACGCCCGTCTGCCACCTATCCTTCTTTGAAGCCGACGCCTTCGCCCGATGGTCCGGAGCCCGTCTCCCAACCGAGTTCGAGTGGGAGTACGCCGCATCCAGCCTCTCGACGCGCATCGCGAAGCAGAACCTCCTCTCCACCACCTCTGGCAGCCAACCCGTCACGGCCAACTTCATCGAAACCGGAACCCTTCACCCTACCGTCGCTCCGCAAGTACCCGGCCTCCAACAGATCTTCGGCGACACCTGGGAGTGGACCGCGTCCGGCTACACCGGCTACCCCGGCTACAAGCCGTTGCCCGGAGCTCTCGGGGAATACAACGGAAAATTTATGTCAAGCCAGATCATCCTGCGCGGAGGCTCCTGCGTCACGCCCGCCACTCACATCCGCGCCACCTATCGGAA